The DNA sequence CCTTTAGACTTCAGGACCATTGATCTAAAGTTGGCTGCTGGATCCTATGGGGGATCACATGAATCTTTCATCGATGATGTGCGGGAGGTAATGCTTTTAACATATATGTGTGGTCTCAATGATGCGTTAAGGAGAATATGAAGATCCAATTCTGGTTTCTCAAATAAGATTTTAGTTGCAGTTTGAAATTTTGTGTAATTGTTGGCATCCATGTTCTTTGATGTCTGGGATTTGCTGGATCATTTTACTTAGAAAGATGCATGATTAGCCCAAGTGTTTCTGCAGATTTTCGTTCAATCCTTTTCGTTTTCCTTcaatatttcaaaattgcttatTCTTTGTTTCTTTTAGGTTTGGCATAATATACGGACTGCATACTGCAATAAGTCCAATTTGCTTGAGTTAGCCGGATCCTTATTGCAGAAATTCGAGGAAGATTATGAAAATGAGGTTTGTTGGTCTTCTAGCCTTTCCTTAGGCTTGTGTTATCCTATTATTTTAAGCCACAGTAAGGAATCGCTTTGCCTTTAAACTTTTTTATAATGTTTGTTCCCTTTTAGATAAGCATGATGTTTGTTCCCATTAAGATAAGTAGCGAAATGATACTGCCTGAAGGTAATTCAAATCTTTAGTTTAGGAAAGGAGTCCGCTCCAAGAGTTAATCTTCTTTTATCATAAAAATCTGATGCAGTTTGAAAGTGTCGTGGTAGTTCAGTTCGAAAGGAAAGGCAGTTGAGGCAGTCCCCGATATGTTAAGATCCTCTCGCTAGTCTTCTTTATATCCTAGCATGAATGATTAATGCTTCTTGAGATTGCTCAACAAGCCGCAAAAGATGAGCCATATGGTACTAGAGTTGGTCCATTTGCTTTTTCCGCGCTTTGATTCAAAAACCTATAGAATATGATATTGTTTTTGGGGATATTTGATTTTGAAAGTTATCCAATGCAGTGCAGTTTTTTTATAACCTATTATTTTGGTTGAGCAGTTGAGCCTTGCTCCATTGAGTGTGTGATTCAACTTCTTCTTTGGTTATACTAGTAGTCGTGTTGTCATTCTTGTTGTTTAACTAAGCTTTGGCTTGCTCATTTCTCCCCAGGTTCTTCCCTTAATCCAGAAAATTGAGTGTTCAAATGACGGTAGTTTAAGCAGTGAAGATGCAAAAGTGAGAGATGAACTCCTCGCTCATGTGAATGAGAGCTTACTTCCTAAAGCTCCTTGGGAGGAAGGACTCTGCAAAGTATGTGGCATGGATAAAGATGATGTCAATGTTCTTCTTTGTGATGGTTGTGATTCGGAGTACCATACATATTGCTTAGATCCTCCACTTATTAAAGTTCCTGATGGGGAGTGGTATTGCCCATCTTGTGAAACGAAGGAATCACAGTCCCGGAATGCTTCAGGTTTTCAGATTCTTCGTCAATGCGTTAAAAGGAGGTTGCACAGGAAACTAACTCACAAGTTTATGGAGGAACTTTCTCAATTATCGAGAACCATGGAGTTGAAGGAATATTGGGAGCTTTCACTGGAGGATGTACGTTCTTCTACTTTCTTCTCTATTTATATGTTGACATCATAATGTTAGTTTTATCTTACCCTGTTTGCAGTTGGAAGATGTATGAAATAATATTATTGCTTGATCCTTGAAAGGATTAGCATTTGTCTCACGTCTTCCTTTTTGTTTCTGAAACGTCTTCCAAATTTAATTGACCCGTAGATTATATTGGTAGTAGTAGAAGAATTTCTTAAAGTAATTATTGGAGTTTGTCTCAAAATGTATTCGACCGTTGACATGTCACTCGTTAAatttgtataacatgagaaaatGCATGGAATTGTTAAACAAGTGCTGAAGGATTTGTAGATATCTGAAATTCATGTGTCATAAACAATTGTATGGGTTTGTCTACATAAGTCCAGTTTGCACTGGAACTTGTGCACATTTTACTTGCTTGCACTGTTTCTTGGCATGCTGatagaaggcttcaacctaaatgATGTCTCCACCACAAAGCAAGTTAAGCTAATTTGTGCAAAGAGGTGATGGTGTCCATTTGAGAAGTCGTAAGTGTAAGATCTGCGGAGTAAAAAATTTTTGTCTCATAATGACCACCGAATAATACTTCGGACAACTTTAAAAGCCTCCCTCAAACAATTTTAGGAACATTTTTCCACTGCTATTCCTGTATGCTCAAAGCTTCTCCATTTAATCTTGCTGGCACTCGTGCATTCAGCTTTTGGGTTTTGGCGGAAGGAAGGGCTACTAAATAAATGATTTCCCTTGCAGTCTTCATTTTCAATGTAAGTAACACCATATGCATGCTTGTCCTTCGCCACTCCTGTTTTGTTCCCAGTTGCTTTAGGTTCTTCCCTAGCCTCTTCTGATCTCTGCTTAGACCACTGAGCTTTGTACGTACATACATGTTTAATGTTCAATTTTCATTTGATGAATTTATGTGCAAATGCTAGTCTTCTAATTTATCTGTGTGATGAGAATTCTGCCTCATGCATGAatattttgttaaattctaggATTGCGTACTAAGCCTAACAACGAAGTAGTACATGAATTATGTGCAGCTTTTCCTAACCTAATTTGACATGTACAATTTCTTTCTCAATGATGCAGAGAATTTTCCTTCTTAAATTCTTGTGTGATGAGGTGCTGAATTCAGCCATTCTTCGTGATCACATTGACCAAAGCGCCTCTCTGTCGGCTGAGTTGCAGCAGAAACTGCGTAGCCTCGGTGCTGAACTGAACCTTCTAAAATGCAGGCAGGAAATTTTGACTGCAAGCCTTGCAAAACTGAGTAGTAATGCTCGGAACAGTGGAGACACAGGATCAGACGCATTAGCGTCTCTACGGTCCAATGACTGTAAACTGAAGGTGCAGGAGCCTGACAGTGGCAGCCATAACTCGTCCATCTCTGGTGGTTGCAAACAGCTGGATAGTGGCACTCAACAAAATGAGTGTAATGATTACAGCAAACAACCCTGCTTGTACGGTTCAAAAAGTATTCAGGACAAAACTTGTGCAAGTGGCAGCAATCAAATTAGAAACTCTCCTGATTCGATCAACCATTTACATCAACAGCAGTCTGTGAAGGAGAATACTGGGTCTAAGAATACTTCATCCCATGCAAAATGTGGTGCCACTGAAGCTAGTTTGCAAAATGACTTGTTCATATCTAACCCCCAACAAGAAAATGACCAAATTCCTGGCAATTGTTTGGAGTCGGCTCAAAATAGTTCAAACGGCCTGGTGCCGTCTGCTGCTCACTTTGTGTCTGGCAATACTTTGTCAGGCTCCATCAGCAACCATATGGTTGAGCACACACCTACCACAAAATATAGCCGTCAGTGTTCCATACAAGCTGACCCAAATTTGGCCCAAGCGTATCTTCTTGAGATATCCGCTCTGAAGAATGAGATTCGTGCTTTGGAGGACTCAATTGTTGCCAAAGAATTAGAACTTCAGGAGGTTTCTGTTAGGAAGAAATACATGGGACAGGATTCTGAGGGCAGACTCTACTGGACTTTTGGCAGGTCTAGTTCTTCACGGTTAGTAGCTAATGCAAGTACAAGCACCCAGCCAGAGTCCTCTCGACATTTGTGGTCTTATGGTGTAGAAAGTTCAAGACAAAGTGGTATTTTAGATTCATCTGCTCCTTGGGAGAATATGGGCGTGCCTAATCTTGGTCAGTGGACATCTTATCAATCTGATGCTGAGATTGAAAAACTTCTTCGATGGCTAAGAGATAATGATGTGAGAGAAAGAGAATTGAAAGAGTATATTTTGCAGTGGCGGAGCAATAGAACCAAGGAATCCAGCTATTCGGAAAGTCATATGCATAACAAGGTAAGAGAGAGCACTTCTGTGCCCTCTGAAGATTCTGGTTCCTGTTTCAATTCTGATTCTCTCGTCAGCAGAGCCGTTGCTGCAATTAAATTGAAAATTAGTGGTTGTTTAGCAGAGGAGGAAATGGATATCTGTAAGGATATGGGTGTCAAAGTGAGAGTCTCCTGTGATGGTGGATTGTACAGGTGCGAGTGTCTAGAACCATTATGGCCGTCTAGACCTCATTGTCTCTCATGCCACCAAACGTTTTCCACTGCTGAAGAACGCCTGAAGCATGCAAATGACAAGTGCAGGATTGGTTCAACCATTCAGGGTAGGGGGGAAACAAATGAACGACCCACCAAGCGGAAAAGAATAGCAAAAAATGAAACGCTGCAGGATGATTCTTTGAGCAATATTGATGTTTCTCAAGCTTTCAAGAGCAAGAAGCTTGGTAATGATGAAGCATCTAGGAGGGACAAGCATGTTAATGCACCGGCTCCTGCTGAGAATCAAACCAAACAAGATTGTCCATTTAAGTTTGAGGAGATCAAAGGACAGTTCATCACTCAGAGGTCACTGAAGGAGCTGGTAAAGGACATAGGACTCATTGGATGTAATGGTACACCATCATTTGTTCCATGTGCATCCCTATATCTCAGTGATCCTGCCCTTGGATTGATCTCCCAAAGGGAAGATCAGGTATGTGCAGGATATTCTGCAGATTTGCTGTCTTCAGAGCAGGAATCACAAAATGGAGCCAATATTTCTCGCACTAATAACTTAAATATCTCAGACAATCCAAATTGTACTAGAAATGGCTTAGCTGAGGTGGGACCAATGTCCGAGAGACTAAATTCTGCAACCAAGAGGGGGGGAGATCAGTTTTCTTTTACAAAGGATAAAATATTTGATTTTGGGGCTAATAAGTACTTTGTTATTCCGGAATTCTCTCTACATCCTTTAGTAGGTCGGGCTTCTGAAATTTTACAGTGTCTTAAAATCAACTTGCTTGACATGGATGCGGCTTTACCTGTAGAAGCTTTGAGAGTGTCAAGGTCACAATCAGAGAGAAGACGTGCATGGCGTGCTTTTGTGAAATCTGCAGCTACAATTTATGAGGTAAATGTTTCACTCTTTCTACTGAAATTAGATTGTACGATAAGATTGAGTATGTGCGTATTCTTTTTCTTTGAAGGATGCTCTTGTGCTCTAAAATGCTTTCTCAGACTTGTGAGCCTTTTGAAAGTTATGTTCAGCTGTGCTAGTTCATGAGGTCATAATTCTGCAATCTGTGTGCATATACAGTTTATTTATCTTATATTTTGCAGTTCAACTCCCTCCCAACTGCCTTTCTTAGGCTTTCTGAGCATTAAGTCTATGCGTTCCTACATAGACCCCCTGGACTTTGGTTCCATTCAATTGCAAAGGTAATACAGCATGGGATGTGGGGTAGGCATATGTCACTAGTTTGGATTCTCTGTATTTAAAAGAAATGGATAGAGAGGGAGCATTACAAACCGTATTTCGAAGCTGGAAGCAGAAGATTTCTTGATtatcaaagaagaagaagaagaagaagaagaagaagaagaagaagaagaaaagttgTGTTCCTAGATATAAACAGAATATATTTCTTGTGCTAAATCACATAATAATTTCTTTGTTAGATAAACCTCTCAGCGAATTTCTCTGTTTTCTTCTTTTTGGTTCCAAAAATCTCATTCAGGGAATTTCTCTGTTTTCTTCTTTTTGGTCCCAAAAATCTCATACTTAAGATTGCTCATTTATGTCCTTCAGATGGTCCAAGCCACAATAATTCTAGAGGACGCCATCAAAACTGAGTATTTGAGAAATGAATGGTGGTATTGGTCATCACCTTCAGCTGCAGCAAGAATCTCCACACTCTCAGGCCTCGCTCTCCGCATGCATGTCTTGGACTCTGCTGTTTTGTACGAGAAACTTTCATGTCAAGATGCTTCAGAGACAGATTGCAAAGAAGAAAGAGAACCTCCTCATAATTCTGTCCCCACAAACACAGGCAGCCCTTCAAGGCAAAAGCTGCTCGACTCAGAGCCTGCTGAGACTTCGAGACCCAAGGGCACCAGGACAAGCAAGAGGAGAAAAGATTCAGGTGGGTAAAACTGGAAACAGGCTTCAGGTTTGCAGGAAATGAAGCAGAACATTGTGATCTGCAGTTTTACCAAGGAATTCACTGTACCCTTATCTATACCAGCCAGGCCAATGCCTGTACAGCAGTTGAAACGATTTAAGCAGAAAGGACTTGCATAAGGGGTGTAGCAATTCTATCCAAAAATGCGGGAGCAGCTGTACACTAACTCTATCTATTGTTTGGCAACTCGAAAGATGCTGTTTTGCTCTTGATTTGGGAGACCAAATTCTTGCTTTGAAGGAGGAACAGAGACTTCTTTTGACACACAGCCTCTCTCCTCGTATACATGTACAAGGCCTTTATGCTGATAAAATTGTGCATTTGGGCATTATCATACTCTTGAGATACAGATTGGGGGGAGGGGGTGTTAAACAGTTCCACCTGATGTACATAGAAAAGCAAGTTTGAGCAGTTGTTAGTCCATTTTGTAAATAAGCTTTTTATATAGACAAGTGATGTTGTTCATCAGATACCTTCCTGATAAATGAAAAGGCAACAAGTCTTCTGATATCATACTATCAGCTTTATCTAGACTTAGCAAAAAGAGAGAAGTTTTCTGGAAGTGTTATTCTGCAAATGGATTAAGTGCTgcttccccccccccccgggcGTGTTTTACTTTTCGAAGGTCCAAAGTccaatttgattttattttagataactGTCTTCTACAGTAATGTTAAGTGATTTAAAAACTAGATAAACAGATACACGGGTGTATATAATGTATCATTCTAATGTATTATAGCAAAGGAAAATTCCTTTGGGCCACACCACTTTTGGCCACAATGACTCAAATGGGGTTATTAAAGTAAAATCATATCCAAATTAGGGTTTATGGACAAACTTTATATCGAAAATGCCCTTACCACTAGGTTTGAATTTCTCTCCATGATTCTCTCTCACCCAATTAATGCTTGTCTTCCCAATGGAAAATATCAAGCATGCAAACCCTCTTTCCCATaaaccttttttaaaaaaaatctttttatgTATTTTTTTCATCCTTTTTTTGTAGTATACACgtatatattttgaatatattcatctatatatatatataaatttttttttttagagaaaatactttttagaaaAGAGAGTTATAATACTTCTTAATTTTTAGtgtaaagaaaatatatttttatatttgatataataataaaaagatagtTATTAAAAATTAAGTTGAATAATAAGATATTGTTAGCTTCGATATTTCATTGCTAAATGTTAGCGCCACTATATTAGCGATGAATTTCacttttttttgtaaaaaaatccatatttaaattaatatattttctttttatttagtgACGAAATCATAAATATAACATTATTTCATAGATAATTAGTTAGGAAACGTCATCAGCCACTAAAATTTGTTTTTCTTGCACTAAAACTGTCATAAAATTCTTTAATATATGAGTACTTATTTAAAATAAGTGTTTAGATATATGAAATTATTTTAAGTACTTATTCAAAATAATTCAGGACCACatatacataaataaatatataaagtcTTCACCATATAAGTACTTAAATTAATAGTTTAGATATAAAAAAGGTACTCCAAATACTTATTTAATAAAATAAGAGTTTAGATATAAGAAATTACTCTAAatacttatttaaaaataataaaggacCAAActtacacacacacatatatatatatatatatatgagcttgATAAGTCAAGGAGTCAGTTGATAAGCTTTGAGGCCATAAGTATACTGATCTATTGCTTaagattaatttttatattttaaaatttgttATTTGAGAATTAGTAAATTCTTTGATTAAATACAATTACTAAATAGTttatattttagaaaaatctaacttttatatttaaaattcatTATTCCTAAAAtatctctattttctttttggaCTAGCTCTTGTAATGACTTTGGTAATCAAAGAAtaatatttatttaactatttatTGTAGTTAAATAATACTATTGATATGGTAAATGCATGACAAAAAGTACTATATGCTAGCGGAGTTTATTGTCTCTTCGAATTTTGTGGCTATATTATCTTATCATAACAAATAATTATAGTTATTAAGCAAACTATTGCCATGATTATTTatgacataaataaataaaaaaatttacaTTCAATATTTCTTGCAAATTATGTTAATTACATCGTTGCGATTCATGTTAATTACATCGTTGCGATTCATCGttgccaatatataatttcattcattaaggtcatacgtatcggtcactagttattcatagcaactaTATAACAACACATtcatcaaaataccattattAATTATACTAGCATTATACAATATATAAGACCTCCCATTGATATGTAGTTAATAATTAGAAATACATACTTGtaatatatttatatttgaaATGTTTATTGGTACTTGACTTATACCATCATTATACAGTTAAATATTCAACGGCAGCAGCAGACGGCAAGTTTTGGCTGAGAACAAAGCATCATGTTTACTAAAACCTTAAGAAGAAAACCCTAAACTCTGCGTCTGCGTATGAAAGGTGAGTAGCAAAATTTACTGAATGCATTATATTGTGAAATATATAGGGAACATTAAATATGGATCAAATATGGAAACTTTCAACTCTATTTAATGCAAACCTAGTTTCTTCAAGTAGGTGtaattacttgtttcctaaatgtTTAATCTCTTAAACTAACCAAGTGTTTCTTGTAATTCAAGTAATTATACTAGTGATTTTCAGTTTGCTTTACCTTGTTATTTATGATATTATTGTCCTTTTCAATATTTTGGTAAGGCAACGCACATAAAAAGTAAACCCATTATTATAGGAGATACTTATTACAAATCAAATGATATTATGAAGTATCGACAATGTTGGAACGAAAAAGAGGCCAGAGACCATCACAACGTACAAAACATTTACCATCAATTTAAAATGGCTGTGCTCATCAATTTCTTGGACTGAATAAAATTTATACTCAAGAGGCTTTAGCTAGTCTCATAGTTGCAGGTTATAGGGATTTAGTCGCATTCACTATAGCATATAGTAGAATGTATACAGTGGGTGGTTTTGATTTATTTATTAATGGGTAATTATTTCGCAGAAGTAATGAGATCATGCTGCATTAAGAAACACATATATAACTTTGATCTTTCATCTCATTAGAAGGAAATCATTTACATGAACGGTATAAGCTCCAGGAAGAGAACAAATTCGCCCCCCACCCCACAACTTCCTCAACAACTATACCCAAACAGAAGGGCAGGCAAAAAAGAATGTTGATCAGCAGAAATATCCCAAGTCCTATTATCTTGGCAAATGTACTTGTTGCAGCTTCTTTTTTCGAAAGAAAATAGTCAGATAATATGAAATTCTCCTACATCTTCTGATTCCTGTAAAATGTAGCTTCTACCAAAGGGATCTCTACAATTTATCTCTTATGCTTCACAGCGTTTGGTGAGAAACTTTGCTAAACAGAGAATGCAGAGAGAAGTTCCAGAATCTCTAATGAATCGGGGCATGTGAGCAACAGCAATATCTAACAGTTAAGCTATACAGAGTCGGGCACTTCAGGAGTGGTGGTAATAAGCAGTTGCTCCATTGATGCCTGATCCGGTTAAGAAATGCTTGTCAAGAGCAGCAGTTATCTACAGATGGTAGGTGACCAAGAAACATTATTTGTCACTAGAATTCTTAAATTTTTCCTTAAGTATGTTACGGATTTTCCACCTCAGACTAGACGCTTCTTCAGGTTCGAACAACTTCCTTCcaaactgaaaatgggacaaaACATTACAAACAAAGAAACCGATGCATTATCGgagagaaagatggaaaattctataattgaaaaagaaataataCCATTGCCAGATCCTTCTctttaagcctttcatgaacttTAACTATGAAGCGTTCGATAAAGAAAAGCACAAAGAGTCCACAGTCATACTCATTTCTTTGTTGTGGGACCTGTCAGAGAAGTTGACAGAACAAGCAGATTACCATGAAGAGACGTGATCATGAAGTATTTACAAGTTTACTTATTTCGATTGCAGAAAATACTCAAGTACAAGTTGACAAACTGAGCCAATATTTTCGACTCCAACCCCCCCGCCCCCAATTCGGCCTAGTATGTGTTCGGAGGATCTCTTTTCAGACAACCAAaaagaaaggcaaagaaaatgaatAAGGGGAATAAAAGCAAAAAAGagagggaaaataaaataaaagctgGACTGAGCCAATCTAGCAGAGAATTTCACAAGTCTTGAGACAACTAGACACATAAAACTGGAGGTCATTGCAATGGAACACAACCACTTGCATTTTCAGTGTAGTGTGAAAACCGCTCTCTTTGTAACAATATCAGTTTAAAATGGTTGTATACATCGAATGTTGCTGAAAAAGTTTAACCTACCAACTGAACGGTAACATGGTGGTTCTTGATTGCAATGTTGTAAGGTATGAAAAGTTTTTAAGCCCGCATATATTCACTGCTAAAGCTCTCGAAAATATAGGACAAATGAATCTTGTTTTATAAGACAAATGAATTCTTAGAGAGATGTCCAGCTGTGCAGCTGAACGGCCTTGCCACAATAAAAGGGCagctcggtgcactaagctcccgctatgcgcggggtccggggaagggtcggatcacaagggtctattgtatgcagtcttgccctgcatttctgcaagaggctgtttccacggctcgaacccgcgacctcctggtcacatggcaacaactttaccagttacgccaaggctccccttccggCCTTGCCACAATGAATCAGAAAATAAAATTTCGCATTccatctgatgccgaaaccaattctgctaccttatatatatatataatatatgcatgAAAAAAGTTCACAAGATTGATTAGAAATAAGAGACAAGAAAACTCTAAAAGAAGGATACCTGAATAATAATATCATCTATTCTCCGTGGAAAATCATCCCATATTTTGTCGGCAATAGGAACATCTTCCACTTCTCCTTGTCTCAAGAATTTCCATTCTTCCACCAAAAATCTGGTCCAAAATTAAAACTTTGAATGAAAATGAACCTCCTGAGAGTAAATGATGTTTCCATCGGTCATATTAGACTAACATTCATGATCATGTTACACCAGGACTTGAGAATCTTTTCTATGAAGTAATAATTTACTAATGTGGGAGAAACTCCCCATATACAAGTAGCATATAAAAAGTAAAGAACCGAGGGTGCGCACCAACTGCCCAGAAGTTATTTAAACCAAAAAAAATGGTTTTCATTACAGATGGGTAATTTTGGTCTTGAATTCTAAAAGACCACTAGATATGGTTTTAACTTGATTTTTCTTTAAATCTGCCAAAATTTGCTCATATACACCCCTAATAATAGTTGCAGTCCCGAACAAGCTAATAATAATTAAGCAAAGACTAGAACTTCACAAGAAGTAAATCGTGTAGCATGCATGCATGCCTATTATTTAACAGCCGATGACAGAGCTAAGCTTACTTTTTCATGGTATCAAATAGAGACCTGCTGCAGTGGAGCCCCAATGAATCCAAGTGAAGTAAAATTGGCCCCAATTGGTCTTCCTTATCTGGTATGCAAATTATCACCAAGCTCCAGTGAAGCctacagaaaagaaaaagaaacaagagGATATGAGCAGCAAGCTCCAGGAAACTTAGTGGGAAAGAACAAATAGCTATCTTAGattatagagagagagagagagagagagagagagagagagagagagagagagagagggagaaataaaagaaaataaaaagaatctGAGCAAAGCCAGTGAGGCTAttaaaaactcaaatcttttcAATTACTTAGCAAAATGCGGAAAAAGTAAACAAGTCCCAATATATGATCCACATTGAACAAGCATCAAATTTGACCTAAATAATGTAGTTTCATAAATTGATTAAAACTGCTAAACTAGGCCAAGTATAAAAGCTCGGCGGACAGCATAATTGACCCAAGTACTGAATCCTCATGAACCAATGAAATGGCAAATGCAACCTCGAAAACTTACTTTTCATGTATGGGAAGAAATATATAGGCTTTCTCAAATATATTCACCCCCTTCCACCACCTCCTTAATTTGACAAACGAAGCTTCCTTGTCATTCTGCTGTTAAAAATTAGGAAACCAAAAATTATTCAGATTTACATATATAAGATGGATGCTAAAAGAATTTCTTATTTACCGATAAAAAAAGGATGGATGTAAAATGGAAGTTAAGATGGGTGTGATGTCATACAAGATTAGACAAAATTAGAAACGAACACACCTAACAAGGAGTGAACATAGTACACACGAAGGATGAAATAAGAGGTCGCTTGAAATGATAATGCCATATCTAATATAGACCTCCAGACAGCAGGTGTGCCGATGATTGAAAGTGATAAAAAGTGATGAGGTAAACCTAAAATCACACATTATAAACTTCTCTTGAGAAGCTTACAATCTCTGGTAATCACTGCAGACTTAGCTAAGCACACAACACAATGAAAGCAAAGGATCCATCCAAGCAATGGCAATTAGGCAGGATACAGGCTTAGTAGTTATTTGTTACACTAACATTAGGGTGTATTAGTCAGTAGTCTTTTAATTTTGATTAGAGAACTATATGTGTGACTAGGCTAAGCGCAAGATTTAGAGAACCACTGGTTTTGGAGTACCCCTATTTTGCCTTAAGGAGAAACTTTAAGATTTTTGAATGAAATGAACCTGAATAGAGCAAAATGATACGGAGAATTCATATAGGCATCTGGTACTAATTTAGAATTAAGATTTAGTTGATTAAGTCGTTGATATAGTTGAATAAGTGCAAGAGCAAGgaaaagaagagagagagagagagagagagagagagagagagagagagagaagcaaTCCTCAGAATTCATTTTGGTTTCTATAAATAAACAGTACTCCCTCTATCCCATTTTATGTGACACTTTCTTGTTTAGTCTGTCCCCAAAAGAATGACGCCTTCTACATTTTGGAAACATtttaactttaaaattttcattttacccttaatgacatGATTTTATAGCCGCACAAAAGTTTATGGCCTGTCttcaaaagtctttctttcttaaattccATGCCCAATCGAACACCGTCACATAAAATGGGGGAGTATTTGGTATATTTTATTTGCATGATCATAATACAAGTACAAAGCACAGAGTTATCCTGCACCACCCATCCCATAGCAACTCTATATTTGTTTCTCATAAGGGTATCCAAACAGACAATAAAAGCACACAAGTAAGACAAGAGAGAAACAACATCTACCTGAGAATCAAATGGAGTCTACAAGCAATTACAGGTGCTTCTTAACTTAAATCATTTTCATGCACGTGTGTATCAATTTACTGTTAAAAAATGTAAAATCCAACTCCATATTTGTCCAATAAGTAAAAAAGCTGTTATGGAGATTAAGTGCTTAAGTTTTCTTCTCCTTATGATCCGTTCTACCAGGATTCATTATATTACACAAACCAGTTAGTTAAGTTTACAGTAAGGATTTAGCAGAGAAGAAATATTACCTTACTGAAAACAGACTCTTTGAGCTTGTTGTAAAAATATGTATTGAAAAAGTGATATGCGCACCTTTCACCATCTGCAAGAGACTTTGTCTGCTGGAGGTACCTATCCAACAAGAGAAGGCAAT is a window from the Nicotiana tomentosiformis chromosome 10, ASM39032v3, whole genome shotgun sequence genome containing:
- the LOC104095810 gene encoding methyl-CpG-binding domain-containing protein 9 isoform X1; translation: MDVNSRALPFHIDLNEAPLPSPRETERGPFLEYPEPARVKKESVEPGQRNVVRVCSSCELGSSRRSSRDDHQEEEWKCFKCLLGNSSGGGGERVRDGGGSRGGGGSGVGLLDINASPPREPEGERERVFVDLNEDLVVAGREVEEQNHGAKVQAMKSSFSTGHSFNAPTSSFLVYRENIFNFQKTSLTGDIHMSQIEDAVLHRPHSDHINLSMTDPILMYDSRYRACHFTAKNCVPQSASQVYLQGLREYIAGMGGSLGDGWHVEFKYCDKRCKTYAVYVGPDGSPFELLDDVARHLGLDHSMEVENGGNGFTFVHEGLSNIPRSKEASGSAKARKSGQSRSSPGSSFFRNGSSIFKCIYPSDVFPVQFQDFFLISAGNIDPRPSYHSTSEIWPVGYISSWHDRITGSFYVCEVADGGDPGPVFKVRRYPCTLQSIPIGSTVLLTSKGDSHIGEDNVENCNSATSRLVDEESISIQVMLEECSPPDLNNDTHAAENLQRVNSLPGNFGNICPGIIGQGDSVGEFLVEGRSSSSVWEMVSQTLLHAYIDAYKQKGVIQFCCSHDVYKMDEKEPSEIGSLSKFSYLGGPFNFPRLAQSNFEFKIACEMLMKWLEQDRFGLEADFVQEIIEQLPGVCSCSNYRIVTKRKHNTTLQTVGSGFLQAKRKNHMQDETEAFESFRISGTRKKHLEDSDIRGPCPSGKPFSAKIPNFLIGDALQVWEFLLRFSEVLGLEAPFSFEEIEEELVSPWIDKTSSMEMPGFEIQDVREITLLRGEMDSLSGRLGFHQYSRFTGLLLAKLHGLLLKALVTELLSKVAVYVDPNFGAGGFKSKRGRKKDADNLASLKKTRLDMLPINEITWPEIARRYMLALLSMEVNLESAEIACRESGKVFHCLQGDGGILCGSLTGVAALEADAMLLAEATKKIFGSLKSGSIFVAIDEKESDAKGVGADDGVPEWAKALEPVRKLPTNVGARIRKCINEALEKDPPEWARKILVHSISKEVYKGNASGPTKRAVISVLADVNRENTSPKPEKEEKVKSASSVSDIIMKQCRIILRRAVKEDKDKVFCNLLGRTVLNPNDNDDEGLLGHPAMVSRPLDFRTIDLKLAAGSYGGSHESFIDDVREVWHNIRTAYCNKSNLLELAGSLLQKFEEDYENEVLPLIQKIECSNDGSLSSEDAKVRDELLAHVNESLLPKAPWEEGLCKVCGMDKDDVNVLLCDGCDSEYHTYCLDPPLIKVPDGEWYCPSCETKESQSRNASGFQILRQCVKRRLHRKLTHKFMEELSQLSRTMELKEYWELSLEDRIFLLKFLCDEVLNSAILRDHIDQSASLSAELQQKLRSLGAELNLLKCRQEILTASLAKLSSNARNSGDTGSDALASLRSNDCKLKVQEPDSGSHNSSISGGCKQLDSGTQQNECNDYSKQPCLYGSKSIQDKTCASGSNQIRNSPDSINHLHQQQSVKENTGSKNTSSHAKCGATEASLQNDLFISNPQQENDQIPGNCLESAQNSSNGLVPSAAHFVSGNTLSGSISNHMVEHTPTTKYSRQCSIQADPNLAQAYLLEISALKNEIRALEDSIVAKELELQEVSVRKKYMGQDSEGRLYWTFGRSSSSRLVANASTSTQPESSRHLWSYGVESSRQSGILDSSAPWENMGVPNLGQWTSYQSDAEIEKLLRWLRDNDVRERELKEYILQWRSNRTKESSYSESHMHNKVRESTSVPSEDSGSCFNSDSLVSRAVAAIKLKISGCLAEEEMDICKDMGVKVRVSCDGGLYRCECLEPLWPSRPHCLSCHQTFSTAEERLKHANDKCRIGSTIQGRGETNERPTKRKRIAKNETLQDDSLSNIDVSQAFKSKKLGNDEASRRDKHVNAPAPAENQTKQDCPFKFEEIKGQFITQRSLKELVKDIGLIGCNGTPSFVPCASLYLSDPALGLISQREDQVCAGYSADLLSSEQESQNGANISRTNNLNISDNPNCTRNGLAEVGPMSERLNSATKRGGDQFSFTKDKIFDFGANKYFVIPEFSLHPLVGRASEILQCLKINLLDMDAALPVEALRVSRSQSERRRAWRAFVKSAATIYEMVQATIILEDAIKTEYLRNEWWYWSSPSAAARISTLSGLALRMHVLDSAVLYEKLSCQDASETDCKEEREPPHNSVPTNTGSPSRQKLLDSEPAETSRPKGTRTSKRRKDSGG